Proteins from a single region of Bactrocera neohumeralis isolate Rockhampton unplaced genomic scaffold, APGP_CSIRO_Bneo_wtdbg2-racon-allhic-juicebox.fasta_v2 cluster10, whole genome shotgun sequence:
- the LOC126764872 gene encoding tigger transposable element-derived protein 1-like encodes MPRRTYVAKSQKTAGGFKVAKDRITLLFCSNASGERILKPLLVHRALRPRSMKSVDFNKLPVHWMANKKAWVTSAIFTEWFQKHFIPEVRRYMKEKCLEFKVLLILDNAPGHPVLEHPNVQFCFLPPNTTSLIQPLDQGIIATFKTYYIRSSFHYVVEKLDNYEESSVIDEWKKFSIMDCINQVKIALDLLKPSTLNSCWKNIWPECVKCKDPVIDNNAELADIITMANAIGGDGFDDLSLADVEELLVDESLSENEIIEFTLETRYDKEHSDSDERDRPILKASLIKEGLDLATKLGSHFEQHDHDEERAAKFQRELKSLMASYREVYNGLTRNKTQSKITDFVQKSTDVPTQSARNDNDQQNHSSDGSDIVVFRKRLRLLSDSDNK; translated from the coding sequence ATGCCTAGAAGAACTTATGTAGCAAAATCGCAGAAAACAGCCGGTGGTTTTAAAGTAGCAAAGGACCGTATTACGTTGTTGTTTTGTTCCAATGCTTCAGGAGAACGTATTCTTAAGCCACTCCTAGTACATCGTGCCTTAAGACCACGTTCCATGAAAAGTGTAGATTTCAATAAATTGCCTGTACACTGGATGGCGAACAAAAAGGCTTGGGTAACCAGTGCAATTTTCACAGAGTGGTTTCAGAAGCACTTCATCCCAGAAGTTAGGCGCTACATGAAAGAAAAATGTCTCGAATTTAAAGTTCTCTTGATTCTAGACAATGCACCAGGCCATCCAGTTTTGGAGCACCCAAAcgtacaattttgttttttgccgcCTAATACCACTTCCCTTATACAGCCACTAGACCAGGGGATAATTGCTACGTTTAAAACGTATTACATAAGAAGTTCATTTCATTATGTTGTAGAAAAACTTGATAATTATGAGGAATCATCAGTCATAGatgaatggaaaaaattttctataatggACTGCATTAATCAAGTCAAGATCGCGTTAGATTTATTAAAGCCATCAACTTTGAACTCgtgttggaaaaatatttggcCAGAAtgcgtaaaatgcaaagatccTGTTATCGATAATAACGCTGAACTTGCTGATATAATAACAATGGCCAATGCAATCGGTGGGGATGGATTCGATGACCTATCGTTAGCAGATGTAGAAGAATTGTTGGTAGATGAAAGCTTGAGCGAAAATGAAATTATCGAATTCACCCTTGAGACTCGTTATGATAAAGAACATAGTGACAGTGACGAAAGAgatcgtccaattttgaaaGCATCTCTAATTAAAGAAGGTCTTGATCTCGCTACAAAATTAGGTAGTCATTTTGAACAACATGATCATGACGAGGAACGAGCTGCCAAATTTCAACGTGAACTGAAATCATTAATGGCATCTTACAGGGAAGTTTATAATGGGTTAACGCGAAATAAAACTCAATCTAAGATAACTGATTTCGTTCAAAAATCTACTGATGTCCCAACACAGTCGGCTAGAAATGATAATGATCAACAAAATCACTCCAGTGATGGCAGTGATATTGTAGTCTTTCGCAAACGTTTACGTTTATTATCAGACAgtgacaataaataa